In the Stakelama saccharophila genome, ACGTTTCGCAAGCTTCCCGACGACGCCAGGGAGGGTCTCGATCAGGATCGGGCGGTCGCGCTGATGGCGCAGCACCCGTCGCTCATCAAGCGGCCGGTGCTGGAATATCCCGGCGGTATCCTCGTCGGGTTCGATGCGGAGCGCTACGCCGCGGCGCTGCTATAGCCGGCCCGGCCACGGCGCCGTTTCGCGCGGCTGGATTTCCTGATCGCGGACCTATAAGCGCGGCGACATGGCTGCGCCATCCGATCCGCTGCGCGTTCGCGCCGAACATATCGGCCTGTTCGAAACGGGCATCCTGCACGGGCATGTGGAGGATGCGACGACGCTGAACGCCGACCTGAAGGCCGCGATCGCGCAGCGCCGCGGGCAGGACGCAGGTCTCAACCGCTCCAACGTGGGCGGCTGGCATTCCACGACCGATATGCTGTACTGGGGCGGCCCGGCGGCCGAGCGGGTGTGGGACACCGCCCTGCGCATGGCGAAGCGCCTGTCCTATTTCGAGGCGCGCGATCCCGACAGCGTCGCCTGGTCGGTACGCATGTGGGCCAATGTCTCGCCGCCCGGCGCGCTCAATATGAGCCACGCCCATCCCGGCGTCCTGTGGGCCGCGGTCTATTATGTCGACATGGGCGAGGAGCCGGGCGGGAGCGGCGGCGGCGAACTCTATTTCGAGGATCCGCGCTTTCCCGTACCGCTGATGACCTTTCCCGGCTTTCGCGCCGTCGGCGTGGACGGCCGGCCGCAGCAGAACGAGCGGCGGCTGACGACCAGGGCCGGTGATCTCGTGCTGTTCCCGGCCTGGGTCCGCCACGGCGTCCGCCCCCATTGCGGCAGTCGTGAGCGCATCTCCATCGCCATGAACATCTACGGCAAGGAAAAATAGGGCAGGGGGCCTATCCCTCCCAGCGGAACACCGCTTCCAACGGCTTGCCGAACACCTGCGAAATGCGAAAGGCGACCTCCAGCGAGGGTGCGTATTTGCCCGCCTCGATCGCGGCGACGGTCTGCCGCGTCACGCCGATCCGCTCGCCCAGCTCGGCCTGCGTCATCTCGCCGGCGAGGAAACGCAGCGTGCGGATGTCGTTGGAAATGGGCGGTCTAGCCATGCCAGCCCCGGCGATAATGCCAGGCTTCGCTGGCATAGCGGACGATTTCGGCGATCACGAGGATGCTGACGAGCAGGTTTGTGATCTGGAACAGGCTGATCCCGGCCAGCATCAGCGCCACGGTGACGCCGATGCCGGATGTCAGGACCCAATAGGCATGGGCCTGCGCTGTCCGGGCGACCAGCCGATCGCGCTCGTCGGGCGGCGCGGTGGCGTCGCGCGGCGCCGAAATTGCTGCGCCGCCTGCGCCGATGGTTGCGAGCAGGGCCATCAGCACACCCATGCCGATCAGCGGTGGCACGATCGACCAGACCGGTCCGTCCCAGCCGTTCCGGCCGGTCACGCCCGCGAGCAGGTAGCAATAGATCGCATAGCCGCCGGCCGTGGTGGCGAGCAGTGCCCAGGCGAGTTTTTCCCGAAAGGCCATCACCGACTCCTGTGTTCGATACGTTGGCCACGATGTTAATTAAAGATAACATGATGTCAAGCCTATATTGCAAAGACCGCCTGTTCGCTTGGCGCAAGCGGGGCGAGCGCCTACAGCGCTGATCCATGTCCACCACTTACACGATCGACACGTCGACAAGCCGTGCGACGCCGGTTTCCGCGCCGATGAAGCGGCTGACGGTGCCCGCGATCCGCAAGCGCAAGGGTGCCGACTCCGAACCGCTGGTGATGCTGACCGCATATACCGTGCGCATGGCCCAGTTGATGGACCCGCATTGCGACATGCTGCTGGTCGGCGACAGCCTGGGCCAGGTGATCTACGGCCTGCCCTCGACGGTGCCGGTGACGCTGGAGATGATGGCCGGCCACGGTGCGGCGGTGGTGCGCGGCAGCTATCACGCGCTGGTCGTCGTCGACATGCCGTTCGGCAGCTACGAGGCTTCGCCCGAAAAAGCGTTTGAAAGCGCGTCCTGGCTCCTGAAGCAGACCGGCGCCGCCGCGGTGAAGATGGAAGGCGGCGAGGCGATGGCGGATACCGTCCGCTTCCTTGTCGAGCGCGGCATCCCGGTAATGGGCCATGTCGGCCTGACGCCGCAGGCGGTGAACGTCCTGGGCGGCTATGGCGCGCGCGGCCGCAGCGAGGCCGAGGCCGAAAAGATCGTCGGCGATGCGAAAGCGGTGGCGCAGGCCGGCGCCTTTGCCGTGGTGGTCGAAGGCGTGGTCGAACCCATCGCCGTTGCGATCACCGACGCCATTTCCTGTCCCGCCATCGGCATCGGCGCGTCGGCCCGGTGCGACGGGCAGGTGCTGGTGGCCGAGGACATGCTCGGCCTGTTCGATCGCACACCGCGTTTCGTGAAGAAATTCGACGATCTGGCCGGCCGCATTTCTGCCGCGGTCCAGGCCTATGCGGGCGATGTCCGGTCACGGGCGTTTCCCGGTGCGGATCAGATCTACGCACCCAAAAACTGATCTAGGTTTTCACATATGTCGCGGTTAAGGTCCGCGACCTTCCCGCCCCAATGGAGTCCGTCTTGGCGCTTACCCCCCAATCCAACGAAGCGTTCCAGCGCGAAGTCGACGAGGAACTTCGACGCGAGCAACTGACCGAATTCGGCAGGCGTTGGGGCCTGTGGATCGGGCTGCTGGTGGTGCTGTTGGTGGCGGCGCTCGGCGGCTGGTTCTATTGGCAGCACCGCCAGAGCGTCCGCGCCGGGGAGCAGGGCGTGGCCTATGACCAGGCGCTGAAGGGGCTGCGCGACGGCAATGTGGACAAGGTGATGCCGTCGCTCACCGAGCTGTCGGACAGCGATGTCGACGGGTACAGCGCCATGGCCCGCTTCGCCCGCGCCGATGCGCTGATGAAGAAGGACGATAACAAGGGGGCGGCCGCGATCCTCGGCACCATCGCTGCCGACGCATCGCTGGCTCAGCCCTATCGCGATCTCGCGACGGTCCGGCGGACGGCGATCGAATTCGACACGATGAAGCCCGATGCGGTGGTGCAGCGTCTGCGTCCGCTGGCGACGAAGGAAAGCCCCTGGTTCGGCAGCGCCGGCGAACTGGTGGCGATCGCCTATCTGCGTCAGGGACGCAGCGATCTGGCGGCGAAGATGTACAGCGATATTGCCGCGGCGTCGGGGGTGCCCGATTCGATCCGGCAACGTGCGGTTCAGATGGCTGCTGTATTGGACGGCGCGACGAAGAACGGCGCCGCCAAGGGTGACGCCGGCGACAAGCCGAGCGAATCGAAGGACAAGAACGCGCAATG is a window encoding:
- a CDS encoding TIGR02466 family protein; its protein translation is MAAPSDPLRVRAEHIGLFETGILHGHVEDATTLNADLKAAIAQRRGQDAGLNRSNVGGWHSTTDMLYWGGPAAERVWDTALRMAKRLSYFEARDPDSVAWSVRMWANVSPPGALNMSHAHPGVLWAAVYYVDMGEEPGGSGGGELYFEDPRFPVPLMTFPGFRAVGVDGRPQQNERRLTTRAGDLVLFPAWVRHGVRPHCGSRERISIAMNIYGKEK
- a CDS encoding helix-turn-helix transcriptional regulator, producing MARPPISNDIRTLRFLAGEMTQAELGERIGVTRQTVAAIEAGKYAPSLEVAFRISQVFGKPLEAVFRWEG
- the panB gene encoding 3-methyl-2-oxobutanoate hydroxymethyltransferase, with amino-acid sequence MSTTYTIDTSTSRATPVSAPMKRLTVPAIRKRKGADSEPLVMLTAYTVRMAQLMDPHCDMLLVGDSLGQVIYGLPSTVPVTLEMMAGHGAAVVRGSYHALVVVDMPFGSYEASPEKAFESASWLLKQTGAAAVKMEGGEAMADTVRFLVERGIPVMGHVGLTPQAVNVLGGYGARGRSEAEAEKIVGDAKAVAQAGAFAVVVEGVVEPIAVAITDAISCPAIGIGASARCDGQVLVAEDMLGLFDRTPRFVKKFDDLAGRISAAVQAYAGDVRSRAFPGADQIYAPKN
- a CDS encoding tetratricopeptide repeat protein — encoded protein: MALTPQSNEAFQREVDEELRREQLTEFGRRWGLWIGLLVVLLVAALGGWFYWQHRQSVRAGEQGVAYDQALKGLRDGNVDKVMPSLTELSDSDVDGYSAMARFARADALMKKDDNKGAAAILGTIAADASLAQPYRDLATVRRTAIEFDTMKPDAVVQRLRPLATKESPWFGSAGELVAIAYLRQGRSDLAAKMYSDIAAASGVPDSIRQRAVQMAAVLDGATKNGAAKGDAGDKPSESKDKNAQ